Proteins from one Salvelinus namaycush isolate Seneca chromosome 34, SaNama_1.0, whole genome shotgun sequence genomic window:
- the LOC120028612 gene encoding cysteine and histidine-rich domain-containing protein 1-like isoform X2, with protein MTLMCYNKGCGQRFDPDDNPGDACTFHPGVPVFHDALKGWSCCTRRTTDFSDFLSIEGCSRGIHNREKPAEPIRPEVTSSEGRREKGEELKPRGDPYIIQAPKPLELIHRPSGDEPLVRLQQKVFSSLRQALEKLQLAENSQPHNTEEEVVKISTCCKNGGCSKVEYYSCSYSHRFSLCVEVTRDGSESDEMNSSFDLVYCVGACPDFSPLQSFSGPGSNEECKHHPGVPNFHEGVKFWSCCRRKTSDFNCFLAQEGCTTGSHLWRKPDKVIDVSSSVVNMMSSKMEISLGKEEPITWARLDLPSPTDTPTEGGNGDA; from the exons ATGACGTTGATGTGCTACAACAAAGGTTGCGGACAACGATTTGACCCAGACGACAACCCTGGTG ATGCCTGTACCTTTCACCCTGGTGTGCCAGTTTTTCACGATGCGCTTAAG GGCTGGTCCTGCTGCACGAGACGCACCACAGACTTCTCAGACTTCCTCAGCATAGAG GGCTGCAGCAGAGGTATCCATAACAGAGAGAAGCCAGCGGAGCCGATCAGGCCGGAGGTGACGAGctcggaggggaggagagagaagggggaggagctAAAGCCTCGTGGTGACCCCTATATCATTCAGGCTCCTAAACCACTGGAGCTGATACACCGACCCAG tggtgATGAGCCCCTGGTCAGACTTCAGCAGAAGGTGTTCTCCTCTCTGAGACAGGCTCTGGAGAAACTCCAGCTGGCAGAGAACAGCCAACCTCACAACACAG AGGAAGAGGTGGTGAAGATTAGCACGTGCTGTAAGAATGGAGGCTGCTCCAAGGTAGAGTACTACTCCTGTTCATATTCTCATCGTTTCTCACTGTGTGTAGAAGTTACCAGGGATGGTTCAGAGAGTGATGAGATGAATAGCTCTTTTGACTTAGTGTattgtgttggtgcgtgtcctgATTTCTCTCCCTTGCAGTCTTTCTCTGGTCCAGGGAGTAACGAGGAATGTAAACACCACCCTGGAGTCCCCAACTTCCACGAGGG GGTGAAGTTCTGGAGCTGCTGTAGGAGGAAGACGTCTGACTTTAACTGTTTCCTGGCCCAGGAGGGCTGCACCACAGGAAGTCACCTCTGGAGGAAACCAGACAAG GTGATCGATGTGAGTAGCAGCGTGGTCAACATGATGTCTTCCAAGATGGAGATCTCTCTGGGGAAGGAGGAGCCAATCACCTGGGCCCGTCTGGACCTGCCCTCTCCCACAGACACGCCCACTGAGGGGGGGAATGGGGATGCGTAG
- the LOC120028612 gene encoding cysteine and histidine-rich domain-containing protein 1-like isoform X1 has translation MTLMCYNKGCGQRFDPDDNPGDACTFHPGVPVFHDALKGWSCCTRRTTDFSDFLSIEGCSRGIHNREKPAEPIRPEVTSSEGRREKGEELKPRGDPYIIQAPKPLELIHRPSGDEPLVRLQQKVFSSLRQALEKLQLAENSQPHNTEEEVVKISTCCKNGGCSKVEYYSCSYSHRFSLCVEVTRDGSESDEMNSSFDLVYCVGACPDFSPLQSFSGPGSNEECKHHPGVPNFHEGVKFWSCCRRKTSDFNCFLAQEGCTTGSHLWRKPDKVIIHVVFEGEKEFEQKINLWGVIDVSSSVVNMMSSKMEISLGKEEPITWARLDLPSPTDTPTEGGNGDA, from the exons ATGACGTTGATGTGCTACAACAAAGGTTGCGGACAACGATTTGACCCAGACGACAACCCTGGTG ATGCCTGTACCTTTCACCCTGGTGTGCCAGTTTTTCACGATGCGCTTAAG GGCTGGTCCTGCTGCACGAGACGCACCACAGACTTCTCAGACTTCCTCAGCATAGAG GGCTGCAGCAGAGGTATCCATAACAGAGAGAAGCCAGCGGAGCCGATCAGGCCGGAGGTGACGAGctcggaggggaggagagagaagggggaggagctAAAGCCTCGTGGTGACCCCTATATCATTCAGGCTCCTAAACCACTGGAGCTGATACACCGACCCAG tggtgATGAGCCCCTGGTCAGACTTCAGCAGAAGGTGTTCTCCTCTCTGAGACAGGCTCTGGAGAAACTCCAGCTGGCAGAGAACAGCCAACCTCACAACACAG AGGAAGAGGTGGTGAAGATTAGCACGTGCTGTAAGAATGGAGGCTGCTCCAAGGTAGAGTACTACTCCTGTTCATATTCTCATCGTTTCTCACTGTGTGTAGAAGTTACCAGGGATGGTTCAGAGAGTGATGAGATGAATAGCTCTTTTGACTTAGTGTattgtgttggtgcgtgtcctgATTTCTCTCCCTTGCAGTCTTTCTCTGGTCCAGGGAGTAACGAGGAATGTAAACACCACCCTGGAGTCCCCAACTTCCACGAGGG GGTGAAGTTCTGGAGCTGCTGTAGGAGGAAGACGTCTGACTTTAACTGTTTCCTGGCCCAGGAGGGCTGCACCACAGGAAGTCACCTCTGGAGGAAACCAGACAAG GTGATCATCCATGTGGTCTTTGAGGGAGAGAAGGAGTTTGAGCAGAAGATCAACTTATGGGGG GTGATCGATGTGAGTAGCAGCGTGGTCAACATGATGTCTTCCAAGATGGAGATCTCTCTGGGGAAGGAGGAGCCAATCACCTGGGCCCGTCTGGACCTGCCCTCTCCCACAGACACGCCCACTGAGGGGGGGAATGGGGATGCGTAG
- the LOC120028612 gene encoding cysteine and histidine-rich domain-containing protein 1-like isoform X3: protein MTLMCYNKGCGQRFDPDDNPGDACTFHPGVPVFHDALKGWSCCTRRTTDFSDFLSIEGCSRGIHNREKPAEPIRPEVTSSEGRREKGEELKPRGDPYIIQAPKPLELIHRPSGDEPLVRLQQKVFSSLRQALEKLQLAENSQPHNTEEEVVKISTCCKNGGCSKSFSGPGSNEECKHHPGVPNFHEGVKFWSCCRRKTSDFNCFLAQEGCTTGSHLWRKPDKVIIHVVFEGEKEFEQKINLWGVIDVSSSVVNMMSSKMEISLGKEEPITWARLDLPSPTDTPTEGGNGDA from the exons ATGACGTTGATGTGCTACAACAAAGGTTGCGGACAACGATTTGACCCAGACGACAACCCTGGTG ATGCCTGTACCTTTCACCCTGGTGTGCCAGTTTTTCACGATGCGCTTAAG GGCTGGTCCTGCTGCACGAGACGCACCACAGACTTCTCAGACTTCCTCAGCATAGAG GGCTGCAGCAGAGGTATCCATAACAGAGAGAAGCCAGCGGAGCCGATCAGGCCGGAGGTGACGAGctcggaggggaggagagagaagggggaggagctAAAGCCTCGTGGTGACCCCTATATCATTCAGGCTCCTAAACCACTGGAGCTGATACACCGACCCAG tggtgATGAGCCCCTGGTCAGACTTCAGCAGAAGGTGTTCTCCTCTCTGAGACAGGCTCTGGAGAAACTCCAGCTGGCAGAGAACAGCCAACCTCACAACACAG AGGAAGAGGTGGTGAAGATTAGCACGTGCTGTAAGAATGGAGGCTGCTCCAAG TCTTTCTCTGGTCCAGGGAGTAACGAGGAATGTAAACACCACCCTGGAGTCCCCAACTTCCACGAGGG GGTGAAGTTCTGGAGCTGCTGTAGGAGGAAGACGTCTGACTTTAACTGTTTCCTGGCCCAGGAGGGCTGCACCACAGGAAGTCACCTCTGGAGGAAACCAGACAAG GTGATCATCCATGTGGTCTTTGAGGGAGAGAAGGAGTTTGAGCAGAAGATCAACTTATGGGGG GTGATCGATGTGAGTAGCAGCGTGGTCAACATGATGTCTTCCAAGATGGAGATCTCTCTGGGGAAGGAGGAGCCAATCACCTGGGCCCGTCTGGACCTGCCCTCTCCCACAGACACGCCCACTGAGGGGGGGAATGGGGATGCGTAG
- the LOC120028612 gene encoding cysteine and histidine-rich domain-containing protein 1-like isoform X4 encodes MTLMCYNKGCGQRFDPDDNPGDACTFHPGVPVFHDALKGWSCCTRRTTDFSDFLSIEGCSRGIHNREKPAEPIRPEVTSSEGRREKGEELKPRGDPYIIQAPKPLELIHRPSGDEPLVRLQQKVFSSLRQALEKLQLAENSQPHNTEEEVVKISTCCKNGGCSKSFSGPGSNEECKHHPGVPNFHEGVKFWSCCRRKTSDFNCFLAQEGCTTGSHLWRKPDKGMKVVPCRFDWHQTGSQVIISIYAKNSLPELSYAEANGTTVIIHVVFEGEKEFEQKINLWGVIDVSSSVVNMMSSKMEISLGKEEPITWARLDLPSPTDTPTEGGNGDA; translated from the exons ATGACGTTGATGTGCTACAACAAAGGTTGCGGACAACGATTTGACCCAGACGACAACCCTGGTG ATGCCTGTACCTTTCACCCTGGTGTGCCAGTTTTTCACGATGCGCTTAAG GGCTGGTCCTGCTGCACGAGACGCACCACAGACTTCTCAGACTTCCTCAGCATAGAG GGCTGCAGCAGAGGTATCCATAACAGAGAGAAGCCAGCGGAGCCGATCAGGCCGGAGGTGACGAGctcggaggggaggagagagaagggggaggagctAAAGCCTCGTGGTGACCCCTATATCATTCAGGCTCCTAAACCACTGGAGCTGATACACCGACCCAG tggtgATGAGCCCCTGGTCAGACTTCAGCAGAAGGTGTTCTCCTCTCTGAGACAGGCTCTGGAGAAACTCCAGCTGGCAGAGAACAGCCAACCTCACAACACAG AGGAAGAGGTGGTGAAGATTAGCACGTGCTGTAAGAATGGAGGCTGCTCCAAG TCTTTCTCTGGTCCAGGGAGTAACGAGGAATGTAAACACCACCCTGGAGTCCCCAACTTCCACGAGGG GGTGAAGTTCTGGAGCTGCTGTAGGAGGAAGACGTCTGACTTTAACTGTTTCCTGGCCCAGGAGGGCTGCACCACAGGAAGTCACCTCTGGAGGAAACCAGACAAG gggATGAAGGTGGTACCGTGTAGGTTTGATTGGCACCAGACAGGCAGCCAGGTCATCATCTCGATCTATGCCAAGAACTCTCTACCAGAGCTCAGCTATGCAGAGGCCAATGGCACCAcg GTGATCATCCATGTGGTCTTTGAGGGAGAGAAGGAGTTTGAGCAGAAGATCAACTTATGGGGG GTGATCGATGTGAGTAGCAGCGTGGTCAACATGATGTCTTCCAAGATGGAGATCTCTCTGGGGAAGGAGGAGCCAATCACCTGGGCCCGTCTGGACCTGCCCTCTCCCACAGACACGCCCACTGAGGGGGGGAATGGGGATGCGTAG